Proteins from a single region of Pungitius pungitius chromosome 4, fPunPun2.1, whole genome shotgun sequence:
- the LOC134127299 gene encoding scavenger receptor cysteine-rich type 1 protein M130-like: protein VMDHLLMLLLLLWSSGTRLQEVHEHEEDVRLVGGASRCEGTLEVKHQGEWRPGSGFLLNLKDAADSIRLVNGSGLCSGRLEVRSNQSNQWSSVCEEDFDQQDAEVVCRELGCGAPSVLQGALYGEVEAPMWTKGFQCGGHESALLDCRSSGSERNTCSPGKAVGLTCSEPVRLVGGASRCEGTLEVKHQGEWRPVGYYGMNLKEADVLCRDLDCGSAVSTRDREESSQRSVWWIDSDCVQSGSALRECLSSHSSSSIVDLT, encoded by the exons gtcatggatcacctgttgatgctgctgctgttgctatggagctCAG GCACCAGACTCCAGgaagtgcat GAACATGAGGAAGACG tgaggttggtgggaggagccagtcgctgtgaaggaacactggaggtgaaacatcaaggagaatggagaccaggaaGTGGTTTTCTCTTGAACCTAAAGGacgcag cagactccatcaggctggtgaatgggtctggtctgtgctcaggcagactggaggtgaggtctaaccagtctaaccagtggtcctcagtgtgtgaagaggactttgaccagcaggatgcagaggtggtctgtagggagcttggctgtggggctccttcagtcctccagggggcgctctatggagaagtggaggctccaatgtggaccaaagggttccagtgtggaggccatgagtctgctctcctggactgtagaagctcaggctcagagagaaacacctgctcacctggtaaagctgttggactcacctgctcag aacctgtgaggttggtgggaggagccagtcgctgtgaaggaaccctggaggtgaaacatcaaggagaatggagaccagtaggTTACTATGGAATGAACCTGAAggaagcagatgttctctgtagagatctggactgtggctctgctgtttctaccagagacagagaggagtcctcacagagatctgtgtggtggattgACTCTGACTGtgttcagtctggatctgctCTGAGGGAGTGTTTAAGTTCacattcctcttcctccatcgtggatctcacc